The sequence GGCACTGAGGTTATTACACCTGgacttttaaaaaatgtttaaaaatattcaaataataataattaaaaaaaaacaaggaaaacacaCATTATAGGATATCTGAAACAGATGAATGTGGATGGAAATAATTACACAGTGCAGACTGCTTATTTCTCTTTGCATGCTTGTGTGCACTGATTAAATTGCAAATACTCCACTCTGTAGTATTAATGACCAAATGACAAAAATTCAGTCAGAAATGTGAGAATTAACTGAAGTATTATTTCTTGTTCAGTAAACTCATAGCAATTTATTTCCAACTGCTGGCTAGTACTGCCTGAATTTCAACaccactaaaaaaaacaaacagcaaccaCCCAACAATCAGTAAGACTACAAAATTCAAACATAATGTGTTCAACAATAAAATGTCCTGTGTCAATGCACATGACACAGGACATACTCTATAAACAATTTTGTCAGAAAATAGCCAGCTTTCTTTTGGTGGAACAGTTGAAGGTATAAATACAACCGGATAGAGCTATGAGGATCTTACCACCGTCAGACATGTTTTTAGATGTtgtactgattaaaaaaaaaaaaaatcctgtaccAGGTTTATTGGACTATACCGAGAAACCACATTATATCCACTCTGGGCAAATACAATCAAGATTACTTAAACAGAACCCTACTAAAACACAGtaacgtttttttttgcttgatttaGTTGATGCCTTTTTAAAACTTTCAAAAACTTAATTTATTTGCACATCAAGTTGCACAAACTGATGTCCCAGCCTTCAATTCCCAGTGCTCTGATTCCCATTGCAAGTGTCTTGGTTGGGGAACAATTCCGGGTTTTCAGCAAGTGTTGACCTGATGCGTTTTTTCTCCTTGAAGCGGCCTGAGTGGGAGACTTTAACGTGGCGTCCTTTTGTGGCTGTTTTGTCCACAATGCGTTCAAGGCGAGCATTGAACTGGCTGTCATCGGGCATCCCGGTCGTACTGCTCGTCCCAGGTGCCGTCTCAGCATTGTTACTGTACTCCGCAGGTACCTCATACAACTCCTTGGCCTCGGATTTCTTCTTGCGGAGGAATGTCAACTTCCACCAGGCAGGGGCTGGCTCAGCCGTAGCCATGGCCAAGGAGTGATGAGTCCTGTGGGGAGGAAAAGAATGTGGAGTAAtggagaaagagtgaaaaagaaaggaagttagagttgtttttgtttattctcCAATAATTAGTGGATCAATTGAAACTGTTGCTTGAATAGAAAGAAAGTGTAGTCATGGTTTAAAGTACAtacagttttctttttaataataaattgcaTGATATGGTGGATTCTTGCACATGAATTGTAGGTAAAGCTTTATGGAAGGAAGGGAAGAACCTACACCTTCATTGCCTTCTTTTCCTCTTTGCAAAATGGTGTCAAGTGACCAGGATTTGCATACTGAAACATAATCGTCCCAAATGTTTTATGATGTAAAAACACTTGCTCATCACATTTAGAACACTAAGTCGGAATTCTACTAAGATTCTCAGCAATTTTACACAGAGAAGTCCATTAAAGATGAAGGgggtggttgtgtatgtgtagggGGTTTCTGAGTGGGTCAACAGTGGAGTACTGTCTCCTCTGTCAAAGTGATCTCATATACATTAAAAAGAGGATGTATTACTCCTTCCATCGAGGGCAGTATGCTACCCTGTGATGAAGCATGAACTCTTCACATGGCTCTCAAGAAGGTATCTAGACGATGGGTATAGTCAAATTCTGACAAA is a genomic window of Tachysurus fulvidraco isolate hzauxx_2018 chromosome 15, HZAU_PFXX_2.0, whole genome shotgun sequence containing:
- the prr15la gene encoding proline-rich protein 15-like protein A, which gives rise to MATAEPAPAWWKLTFLRKKKSEAKELYEVPAEYSNNAETAPGTSSTTGMPDDSQFNARLERIVDKTATKGRHVKVSHSGRFKEKKRIRSTLAENPELFPNQDTCNGNQSTGN